One genomic segment of Linepithema humile isolate Giens D197 chromosome 5, Lhum_UNIL_v1.0, whole genome shotgun sequence includes these proteins:
- the LOC105675452 gene encoding actin-binding protein IPP produces the protein MRLKEKNNTKSFNSVYRVLSRLCRSVDKGQLDGFMADGVAPTLKNGHNSNASFTSQPVKPSSDVSSVVYTVGHYPSKLLRNLNAQRLENKFSDVGLVADGKVIRAHRSVLAAGSAYFNAMFTVGLVEEQQELVEIHSISPHILSQLVDFIYSGNVDITQDNVQELFAAADMLELDDVVAGCINYLKQQLHYSNALGIYRFAEAHNRLDLLETALRFIEVNFPQVCQEEEFLDLPKEHLVHFLSSDYIHIDTECQVFQAAYNWIIHDIPARRCYVFEILGHIRLRLCSLARLERIILECKDASLIVALRSIQKDLVSNKGCLVPLHAQPRVCAKKNILVIGGSKREHSADSWGRTTESTYETIEKYDIFTGEWSEVAPISIGRILPGVALLDGKVYVVGGELESCIIANCECYDPRDNVWTSIACMEEPRCDFGLCALDNCLYAFGGWVGEDIGGSIEIYDPITNTWTLDGYLPEPRFSMGVVAYEGLIYIVGGCTHNSRHRQDVLSYNPVTREWNDLAPMLTPRSQMGITILDGHMYVVGGTSKNQEVLTSVERYSFEKNKWAAVAPMSMGKFYPAVAAADSRLYVIGGDQSQEINFYRTQITISTVECYDPHTNKWHECASLPSSRGEATAIVAPF, from the exons ATGCGCCTAAAGGagaaaaataacacaaaatcATTTAACAGCGTCTACAGGGTGCTTTCACGTTTATGTC GTTCTGTGGATAAAGGACAACTTGATGGTTTCATGGCGGATGGCGTAGCGCCAACCCTAAAGAATGGCCACAACTCAAATGCGAGTTTTACCAGCCAGCCGGTGAAGCCATCATCGGACGTGTCCAGCGTTGTTTATACTGTTGGCCACTATCCTTCGAAGCTCTTGCGTAATCTCAATGCACAGAGACTGGAGAATAAGTTCAGCGATGTGGGACTGGTCGCCGATGGCAAAGTCATCAGGGCTCACAGATCCGTCCTGGCCGCTGGTAGCGCCTACTTCAATGCCATGTTTACCGTCGGGCTGGTGGAGGAGCAACAAGAACTCGTGGAAATCCACTCGATCTCTCCTCATATACTTTCTCAGCTGGTGGACTTTATTTACAGCGGCAATGTGGACATCACTCAAGATAATGTACAGGAGCTATTTGCTGCCGCCGACATGCTCGAGCTAGACGACGTAGTAGCCGGCTGTATCAATTATCTCAAGCAACAGCTGCATTATTCTAACGCCCTTGGAATTTACAG ATTCGCAGAAGCACATAACAGACTGGATCTTCTGGAGACTGCCCTACGCTTTATAGAAGTCAATTTTCCACAAGTCTGTCAGGAGGAGGAATTTCTGGATCTACCCAAGGAGCATCTCGTTCATTTTCTCAGTAGCGATTACATTCACATAGATACTGAATGCCAG GTCTTCCAGGCCGCGTACAATTGGATCATTCACGACATCCCTGCGCGGCGATGCTATGTATTTGAGATCCTTGGCCATATACGCTTGCGACTGTGTTCATTAGCGAGGCTAGAGCGTATCATCCTAGAATGCAAGGACGCAAGTCTGATCGTAGCGTTGCGATCCATACAGAAGGATCTAGTCTCGAATAAAGGTTGCCTGGTGCCTCTTCACGCTCAGCCCAGGGTCTGTGCCAAGAAGAACATTCTGGTGATCGGCGGATCCAAGCGGGAGCACTCTGCGGACAGCTGGGGCAGAACCACTGAGAGCACTTACGAAACCATTGAGAAATACGACATATTCACCGG agAATGGAGCGAAGTGGCCCCAATCAGCATAGGGCGCATTCTACCTGGAGTGGCCCTGCTGGACGGCAAAGTATACGTCGTCGGCGGTGAGCTGGAGTCCTGCATAATTGCCAATTGCGAGTGCTACGATCCTCGCGACAACGTATGGACATCGATCGCTTGCATGGAAGAACCCAGATGCGACTTCGGTCTCTGTGCCTTGGATAACTGCTTGTACGCATTCGGCGGATGGGTGGGCGAGGATATTGGCGGTTCCATTGAGATATACGATCCGATTACTAACACGTGGACTCTCGACGGCTACCTTCCGGAGCCACGATTCAGTATGGGTGTCGTCGCATACGAAG gattaatttatattgtggGTGGCTGCACTCATAACAGCCGACATCGTCAGGATGTGCTGAGTTACAATCCTGTCACCAGAGAATGGAACGATTTGGCACCGATGCTCACCCCACGCTCACAAATGGGAATCACCATCCTCGATGGGCACATGTATGTTGTTGGCGGTACTAGTAAAAATCAAGAAGTCTTAACATCAGTCGAAAGATACTCCTTCGAGaag AACAAATGGGCTGCCGTCGCTCCCATGAGCATGGGCAAGTTTTATCCGGCGGTCGCGGCGGCCGACAGTCGGCTCTACGTTATAGGCGGCGACCAGTCGCAAGAAATCAATTTCTATCGCACGCAGATCACGATCTCTACTGTCGAGTGCTACGATCCCCACACAAACAAATGGCACGAGTGCGCCTCTTTACCGTCGAGCAGAGGCGAGGCGACGGCAATCGTCGCGCCTTTCTGA